The genomic window CCTGTAGGCATCGGCCCAGAACAGGACGGAAGGCCCCATCTGGTACCGTCCGCTGTCGTCCTTCAGGACCACCGAGTAGTCCCGAAGGGTGGAGAGTATGCGGTGGACCGTTGCCTTGGAGAGACCGACGGCATCGGCGATCTCCGTGATACCCACCTGCCTCCGGGACTCGGCCATGAAGCCGAGAACGCTCATCGCCCTGTCGAGAACGCGGATGGAACCGCCGGACTCCTTTCCGCTGCCCTCTTCTTCCTCCTTCAGGCCCTTCACCGTGACGTTCAAAACTTCCGCTGTTGCGGTGCCGTTTCCGACTGCCCTGTTTCTCTTTGTCATAAGAATTCCACCTGCCAAAATGACGATTCTTTGGATGAAACGAATTTCCATTACGTTACGACAGAGGAGGAAGCCTGTCAACTTTATTTTTTTCAATCCATGAAACAAAAAATCAGCCCGTAAAACAGATCCGGCCCGGGAAAGCTTCCGGGCCGGATCTGCAATGGCGCATGTTTCAGGCTTATTTCCTGGGGACACGGGCTTCGAAGAGGGCTCCTGTCTCTGACGGGCGGAAGAAAAGATCCCCTCCTGAGCGGACCAGGATCCGTTTCGCTATGGCAAGGCCGAGACCATACCCTCCCTTGCCCCACTCCCCCCTGGACCGGGAGGCATCTCCCCTCCGGAACCGCTCGAAAAGAACGGGGGCGGTCTCCGGAGAAATGCCGGGACCGTTGTCCGCTACCATGATGCTCCAGAAACTCCCGTCCTCCCGGAGGATCAGGGACACCCTGCCCCCCTCGCTGGCCCCGAACTTCTCCCGGACATATTTCAGGCTGTTTTCCACGAGGTTCGAGAGCGCTCTCGACAGGTCTCCCGTCCTCACCACCGCCGGCGCCCGCGGGGGCACATCCGTTTCGATGGCGATCAGCGACGCGAAGGGATGGCTCCGGCACTGGTCGGCCACAGCCGCGAGGAGGAGGGAAAGATCGGCCTCCTCGGCGTCCCGGAGGGGCGGTTCCGATTCCATCCTCGAGAGCAGAAGCAGATCGTCCACCAGTCTGCTCATCCGTTCCTGCTGGGCGATGATGGAGGAAAGGAACTTTTTCCGCTGCTCCGCCGTCTCCTCCTCCGGTGCCTCTAGAAGGTATTCGGCAGCCGCACGGATGGCGGTCAGGGGAGTCTGGAACTCGTGCCCGGCATCGGCGACAAAATCCCTGCGGGACTGTTCGATCCGCCGCTCCTCGGTAAGGTCGGTGATGACGAAAAGCACCCCCGTCGCCGTCTTCCTGGAGGCTATTCCAAGGCATCGTCCGTCAAGCTCGGGCAGGTCGAACACCCTGCTCTCCTCTCCCCCTTCCAGGGCGGAGAGGATGAGGCCGTACATTTCACCGGAAGGAAGCATCCGCTCCACCGGGGTTCCGGGGGGCACGTCTCCCCTCACGGCAAGCAGCCGGGCGGCGACCCTGTTCATGTACCGGACCCTTCTGCCGTCATCAAGCAGAACGACCCCCACCGGAAGGGCCGTGACGATCCTGGAGAGGTCCTCCCGTTCGGACCGGAGTTCCTCCA from Aminivibrio pyruvatiphilus includes these protein-coding regions:
- a CDS encoding sensor histidine kinase, which produces MGGMTTMLTLKKKVILLVAAVVFCAFGISWGLLYGVVRDGIVRQSGLELSRQTALLSVSLSKEGVSGFLKDLARWEGILRGRVTLVDARGAVLADTERDPTAMDNHLSRPEVKEALSGGEGTALRYSTTTNMHYLYFARRVSLDGERTAVIRSAYPLEHLSAAFAETRNRFLLYLLVAVALIIAFGAGLVRLFFRPLDRVVESAGKIAQGEEVRFPLMAEPELQRLSSALDGMSAQLRGTMEELRSEREDLSRIVTALPVGVVLLDDGRRVRYMNRVAARLLAVRGDVPPGTPVERMLPSGEMYGLILSALEGGEESRVFDLPELDGRCLGIASRKTATGVLFVITDLTEERRIEQSRRDFVADAGHEFQTPLTAIRAAAEYLLEAPEEETAEQRKKFLSSIIAQQERMSRLVDDLLLLSRMESEPPLRDAEEADLSLLLAAVADQCRSHPFASLIAIETDVPPRAPAVVRTGDLSRALSNLVENSLKYVREKFGASEGGRVSLILREDGSFWSIMVADNGPGISPETAPVLFERFRRGDASRSRGEWGKGGYGLGLAIAKRILVRSGGDLFFRPSETGALFEARVPRK